In Sedimenticola thiotaurini, the following proteins share a genomic window:
- a CDS encoding TRAP transporter small permease subunit, translated as MTEPGTTQQSSAGKPGEHDLLHELIHHVELPHTAFSRRIDKMIRVIGASISWIWLLLVAIIITNVTMRYLFGQGRVEFEEIQWHLYSIGFLLGLSYCMESDDHVRVDVLYERFSLRTKAWVELFGTLFLLLPFLILVLRFSIPFFIYSWSINEVSDAPGGLPWRWAIKSFMAIGMILLLVVSLSRLSRVTAYLFRWPKALITTPEQREG; from the coding sequence ATGACGGAACCGGGAACAACTCAACAATCCAGTGCGGGCAAACCCGGGGAGCATGATCTCCTGCATGAACTCATCCATCACGTTGAACTGCCCCATACCGCCTTTTCCCGCCGTATTGACAAAATGATCCGGGTGATCGGCGCGTCGATCTCCTGGATCTGGCTGCTGCTGGTGGCGATCATCATCACCAACGTGACCATGCGTTATCTGTTTGGCCAGGGACGTGTCGAGTTCGAGGAGATTCAGTGGCACCTCTACTCGATCGGTTTTCTGCTCGGGCTCTCCTACTGCATGGAGTCGGACGATCATGTGCGGGTGGATGTGCTGTATGAGCGTTTCAGTCTCAGGACCAAGGCGTGGGTGGAGCTGTTCGGTACCCTGTTCCTGCTGCTGCCGTTCCTGATCCTGGTGCTGCGGTTCAGCATCCCTTTCTTTATCTACTCCTGGTCGATCAACGAGGTGTCGGATGCGCCGGGGGGGCTGCCGTGGCGCTGGGCGATCAAGTCGTTCATGGCGATTGGCATGATCCTGTTGCTGGTGGTGAGCCTGTCCCGTCTCTCCCGGGTAACCGCCTACCTGTTCCGCTGGCCGAAGGCGCTCATCACCACCCCTGAGCAGAGGGAGGGTTGA
- a CDS encoding ABC transporter permease has translation MGFGGNIFQLGIKELRSLLHDKVLLIFVLFAFSGMIYSVSSSTSMELHNAPIAVVDEDQSIISKRIIQAFYGPYFKTPDLISTQDVDRMMDNGKYTFVIYIPHRFQRDLLAGKQPDIQVNIDATRMGQAFIGDNYIQYIISGEISEALQGYRAEYQYPIALTTHIKFNPNLTSAWFGSVMELMNVITMISIILTGAAVIREREHGTLEHLLVMPITPLQIVCAKIWANGAIILSATALSLLLVIQGLLQVPIQGSIALFLFGVSVHLFATTSLGIFLGTVARSMPQLGLLMILILLPLELLSGGITPRESMPVLVQDIMQLAPTTHFVQFAQAILYRGAGWTAVWPQFFALLAMGVVFFLVALSRFRKSVTLG, from the coding sequence ATGGGTTTCGGCGGCAATATTTTTCAACTGGGCATCAAGGAGCTGCGCAGCCTGTTGCATGACAAGGTGCTGCTGATTTTTGTCCTGTTCGCCTTCAGCGGTATGATCTACAGCGTCTCATCCAGCACCTCCATGGAGCTGCACAACGCCCCTATCGCGGTGGTGGATGAGGATCAGTCGATCATCTCAAAGCGCATCATCCAGGCCTTCTACGGCCCCTACTTCAAGACCCCGGACCTGATCTCAACGCAGGATGTGGACCGGATGATGGACAACGGAAAATACACCTTTGTCATCTACATACCACATCGCTTCCAGCGCGATCTGCTGGCCGGTAAGCAACCCGATATCCAGGTCAATATCGACGCTACCCGTATGGGCCAGGCCTTTATCGGTGACAACTATATCCAGTACATCATCAGCGGCGAGATCAGCGAAGCGCTCCAGGGTTACCGGGCCGAGTACCAGTACCCCATCGCCCTCACCACCCATATCAAGTTCAATCCAAACCTGACCAGCGCCTGGTTCGGCAGTGTCATGGAGCTGATGAATGTGATCACCATGATCTCGATCATCCTGACCGGCGCTGCGGTGATCCGGGAACGGGAACACGGCACCCTGGAGCATCTGCTGGTGATGCCGATCACGCCACTGCAGATTGTCTGTGCCAAGATCTGGGCCAATGGCGCGATCATCCTGTCTGCCACCGCCCTCTCTCTGCTGCTGGTGATCCAGGGTCTGCTCCAGGTGCCGATCCAGGGCTCCATCGCGCTGTTCCTGTTTGGCGTCTCGGTACATCTGTTCGCCACCACCTCACTGGGCATATTCCTCGGCACAGTGGCCCGCTCCATGCCGCAGTTGGGACTGCTGATGATCCTGATCCTCCTGCCCCTGGAGTTGTTGTCAGGGGGTATTACACCCCGGGAGAGCATGCCCGTCCTGGTACAGGATATTATGCAGCTGGCACCCACCACCCACTTCGTTCAGTTCGCCCAGGCGATTCTCTACCGGGGAGCCGGCTGGACAGCGGTCTGGCCCCAGTTCTTTGCCCTGCTGGCGATGGGGGTGGTGTTTTTTCTGGTGGCCCTGTCCCGGTTCCGTAAATCGGTCACCCTCGGCTGA
- a CDS encoding HlyD family secretion protein, whose protein sequence is MRDTALNKILIILIVVALAGGAGWYLWTTKYASQLPDNVASGNGRIEATEYDIATKYAGRVETVLVQEGDMVEAGQVLATMDTVDLQAQLREAEAGLREARESREYAAAIVLQRESELSFAQAELNRSLKLIDQGHVSQETVDQQRTALRSAQAALKAAKIQVVQAEAGIEAAEARIERLQGNIADSQLTTPISGRVLYRLAEPGEVLAAGGKVLSVLDLTDVYMTIFLPTAEVGNLDVGSEARIILDAIPQYTIPARISFVAPRAQFTPKAVETRSEREKLMFRVKVKIDSKLLKQHVEKVKTGLPGMAYVLLKSDAEWPAELQVRLP, encoded by the coding sequence ATGCGAGACACAGCCTTAAACAAGATCCTTATCATACTCATCGTCGTTGCCCTGGCCGGCGGGGCGGGCTGGTATCTCTGGACCACCAAGTACGCCTCCCAACTGCCGGACAACGTCGCATCCGGCAATGGCCGCATCGAAGCGACCGAGTACGATATCGCCACCAAGTATGCCGGCCGGGTCGAGACCGTACTGGTACAGGAGGGTGACATGGTGGAAGCGGGCCAGGTGCTGGCCACCATGGACACGGTCGACCTGCAGGCGCAACTGCGTGAAGCCGAGGCGGGCTTGCGCGAAGCACGGGAATCACGGGAATACGCCGCGGCCATCGTGTTGCAGCGGGAGTCGGAACTCAGCTTCGCCCAGGCTGAACTGAACCGTTCACTGAAGCTGATTGACCAGGGCCATGTCTCACAGGAGACGGTGGACCAGCAGCGCACGGCTCTGCGTTCCGCCCAGGCCGCCCTGAAGGCAGCCAAGATCCAGGTGGTACAGGCGGAAGCGGGTATCGAGGCGGCGGAGGCGCGGATTGAACGGCTGCAGGGCAATATCGCCGACAGTCAACTGACCACCCCGATCAGTGGCCGGGTGCTCTACCGACTGGCCGAACCGGGCGAAGTGCTGGCGGCGGGGGGCAAGGTGTTGTCGGTGCTGGATCTGACCGATGTCTACATGACCATCTTCCTGCCCACCGCCGAGGTGGGCAACCTGGACGTGGGATCGGAAGCGCGCATTATTCTGGATGCCATCCCCCAGTACACTATCCCGGCCAGGATCTCTTTTGTGGCGCCCCGGGCACAGTTCACGCCCAAAGCGGTGGAGACCCGTTCAGAACGGGAGAAGCTGATGTTCCGGGTCAAGGTGAAAATCGATTCCAAGCTGTTGAAGCAGCATGTGGAGAAGGTGAAAACCGGCCTGCCGGGCATGGCCTACGTGCTGCTGAAGTCAGACGCCGAGTGGCCAGCTGAACTGCAGGTCAGGCTGCCCTGA
- a CDS encoding PHA/PHB synthase family protein, with product MTTEPDTPTPLASAAQAAPDRDQPAIDPATIHELAVTLDKAFKGNLARMTAGITPAGLARVYFDWLAHLALSPGKQLELTDKGLRKLTRFVRYATQAAIDPDTPPTIEPLPQDRRFTDSAWQSWPYNLYYQYFLLNQQWWHNATTGIDGLSPGSERVVSFITRQLLDHCSPSNIPWLNPEISQATLASGGMNLVRGWQNLQEDLQRMATGLPPVGTEAYQPGGNIAITPGKVVYRNRLIELIQYSPTTEQVYAEPVLIMPAWIMKYYILDLEPHNSLVRYLVDQGHTVFMISWRNPDSEDRDLGMEDYRKLGPMAALDAISSIVPGQKIHAVGYCLGGTLLSIAAAAMARDGDGRLASLTTLATQVDFSEAGELLLFIGESEVDYLESMMWKQGYLDGYQMAGAFQILRSNDLIWSHMIHAYLLGERQPMNSLMAWNADLTRMPYRMHSEYLRQLFLNNDLASGRYQVEGHPVVINDIRAPMFVVSTLKDHVAPWKSVYKIHLLADTDEITFLLTSGGHNAGIVSEPGHPRRRYQMRTHRERECYINPDIWQQTTPVSEGSWWPAWQNWLAGYSSDMTAPPAMGNAHYPALCDAPGEYVHIR from the coding sequence ATGACAACAGAGCCCGACACTCCCACCCCCCTGGCCAGCGCAGCCCAAGCGGCGCCTGACCGGGATCAACCCGCCATCGACCCGGCCACTATCCATGAATTGGCGGTGACCCTGGACAAGGCGTTCAAAGGCAACCTGGCCCGTATGACCGCGGGCATCACCCCGGCCGGCCTGGCCCGGGTCTATTTCGACTGGCTGGCCCATCTGGCCCTGTCACCGGGTAAACAGCTGGAGCTGACCGACAAGGGCCTGCGAAAACTGACCCGGTTTGTCCGTTACGCCACCCAGGCGGCGATCGATCCCGATACGCCCCCCACCATCGAACCACTGCCCCAGGACCGGCGCTTCACCGACAGCGCCTGGCAAAGCTGGCCCTACAACCTCTACTACCAGTATTTCCTGCTCAACCAGCAGTGGTGGCACAACGCCACCACCGGCATTGATGGCCTGTCACCCGGCAGTGAGCGGGTGGTCTCATTCATCACCCGCCAGCTGCTGGATCACTGCTCCCCCTCCAACATCCCCTGGCTCAACCCCGAGATCAGCCAGGCGACCCTGGCCAGCGGCGGTATGAACCTGGTCAGGGGCTGGCAGAATCTGCAGGAAGATCTGCAACGGATGGCCACCGGCCTGCCACCGGTTGGCACCGAGGCCTACCAGCCAGGCGGGAATATCGCCATCACTCCCGGCAAAGTGGTCTACCGCAACCGCCTGATCGAGCTGATTCAGTACAGCCCCACCACCGAACAGGTGTATGCCGAGCCGGTGCTGATCATGCCGGCCTGGATCATGAAGTACTACATACTGGACCTGGAACCGCACAACTCCCTGGTCCGGTACCTGGTGGACCAGGGCCATACGGTGTTCATGATCTCCTGGCGCAATCCGGACTCGGAAGACCGGGATCTGGGCATGGAAGATTACCGCAAACTGGGACCGATGGCGGCGCTGGACGCTATCTCCAGCATTGTACCGGGACAGAAAATACATGCGGTAGGCTACTGTCTCGGCGGCACCCTGTTGTCCATCGCGGCGGCCGCCATGGCCCGGGATGGGGATGGGCGTCTCGCCTCCCTGACCACCCTGGCCACCCAGGTGGACTTCTCCGAAGCGGGTGAACTGCTGCTGTTCATCGGCGAGAGTGAGGTGGACTACCTGGAGAGCATGATGTGGAAACAGGGCTACCTGGATGGCTACCAGATGGCGGGGGCCTTCCAGATCCTGCGCTCCAACGACCTGATCTGGTCGCACATGATTCACGCCTACCTGCTGGGGGAACGCCAGCCCATGAACAGCCTGATGGCCTGGAACGCCGACCTGACCCGCATGCCCTACCGGATGCACTCGGAGTACCTGCGCCAGTTGTTCCTGAACAACGACCTGGCCAGCGGTCGCTACCAGGTGGAGGGTCACCCGGTGGTGATCAATGACATCCGTGCGCCGATGTTTGTGGTCAGCACACTGAAGGATCACGTCGCTCCCTGGAAATCGGTCTACAAGATCCACCTGTTGGCGGATACCGACGAGATCACTTTCCTGCTCACCAGCGGCGGACACAACGCGGGCATCGTCAGCGAACCGGGTCACCCCCGCAGGCGCTACCAGATGCGGACCCACCGGGAGCGCGAGTGCTACATCAACCCCGATATCTGGCAGCAGACCACGCCGGTCAGCGAGGGCTCCTGGTGGCCCGCCTGGCAGAACTGGCTGGCCGGTTATTCATCGGATATGACCGCACCTCCCGCCATGGGCAACGCCCACTATCCGGCCCTGTGCGACGCCCCGGGCGAATATGTACACATCCGGTAG
- a CDS encoding TRAP transporter substrate-binding protein — protein MTRDYAKRSSRRVLLKQVFVSALVGAGLVLTTAAQAAENVRWKVPVAFGTNLPALGDNITYVADALKAASGGTVQFKVFEPGKLVPPFSITDAVKDNKVQAGYTWVGYDQGRIPSSPLFAARPFGMEPWEYTAWWYEGGGKALGEEVYGEHGVHPILCGIIGPETAGWFRNEIKTLDDLQGLKIRFAGLGGRVLQKLGASVTMLPGGEIFQALEKGAIDASEFSMPAIDQKLGFDRVVKFNYFPGWHQTYTAFHLLVNRGVWEKLEDSNRALIDMACTAGVMRNLSKGEAIQGKIIDNFKASGVTATRLPEDLLRELQKVTQQVMQEESGKDALFKKVYDSQEAFSEGYKSWKSLGYLPRDF, from the coding sequence ATGACGAGAGATTATGCGAAGAGATCCAGCCGTCGGGTGCTGCTGAAGCAGGTGTTTGTGTCCGCCCTCGTGGGGGCCGGTCTGGTACTGACAACGGCTGCGCAGGCGGCTGAAAATGTGCGTTGGAAAGTGCCGGTCGCTTTCGGCACCAACCTGCCCGCCCTGGGGGACAATATCACCTATGTCGCCGACGCCCTGAAGGCGGCCTCGGGTGGTACGGTGCAGTTCAAGGTGTTCGAGCCCGGCAAACTGGTCCCGCCCTTCTCCATCACCGATGCGGTCAAGGACAACAAGGTGCAGGCGGGTTACACCTGGGTCGGCTACGACCAGGGTCGGATACCTTCCTCGCCGCTGTTCGCGGCCCGTCCGTTCGGTATGGAGCCCTGGGAGTACACCGCCTGGTGGTATGAGGGGGGCGGCAAGGCACTGGGGGAAGAGGTGTATGGCGAGCACGGTGTGCATCCGATCCTGTGCGGCATCATCGGGCCGGAGACCGCCGGCTGGTTCCGCAACGAGATCAAGACCCTGGATGATCTGCAGGGGCTGAAGATCCGCTTTGCCGGGCTTGGCGGACGTGTGCTGCAGAAACTGGGGGCCTCGGTCACCATGCTGCCGGGCGGTGAGATCTTCCAGGCGCTGGAGAAGGGGGCCATCGATGCGTCCGAGTTCTCCATGCCGGCGATCGACCAGAAACTGGGCTTCGACCGGGTGGTCAAGTTCAACTACTTCCCCGGCTGGCACCAGACCTACACGGCGTTCCATCTGCTGGTGAACAGGGGCGTCTGGGAGAAGCTGGAGGACTCCAACCGGGCCCTGATCGACATGGCCTGTACCGCCGGGGTGATGCGCAACCTCTCCAAGGGTGAGGCGATCCAGGGCAAGATCATCGACAACTTCAAAGCCAGCGGCGTGACCGCTACCCGGTTGCCCGAGGATCTGCTGCGTGAACTGCAGAAGGTGACCCAGCAGGTGATGCAGGAGGAGTCGGGCAAGGATGCGCTGTTCAAGAAGGTCTATGACTCCCAGGAGGCATTCTCCGAAGGCTACAAGAGCTGGAAGAGCCTGGGCTACCTGCCGCGGGATTTCTGA
- a CDS encoding sigma-54 interaction domain-containing protein, translating to MSESNSIKSSMFDSLFDIFEEICEGAISVDEKARIVWINSKYMDLLGIRDEDEVLGRDVASVIPESLLAHVIETGRPILLDIMRFDSRHFVVSRLPLHDEEGAVIGAVGFVLYNSLDYLKPLISKFEMLQQRLTSAEAKLAAARHARYSIANIIGRSQQINDLKEQARAIARHSSPVLILGETGTGKELLAQSIHSASVRREAPFVAVNVAAIPDSLLEAEFFGVSPGAYTGADKRASKGKFALADGGTLLLDEIGDMPLQLQAKLLRVLEEQEFEPVGSNTVQRVDVRIIAATSRDLKAKVREGSFRRDLYYRLNVLPVAVPPLRERLDDIKPLSEYFLETIASRSGEALKVIDRDGLALLESFSWPGNVRELKNTLERACLMCNSPSLTADTIRPFMPATLDFPDSPITTDAGLSLPARIASVERHAISRALEMTGGKKAPAARMLGISRSQLYDKIRDHQLSG from the coding sequence ATGAGCGAAAGCAACAGTATCAAGTCTTCCATGTTTGATTCACTTTTCGATATCTTTGAGGAGATCTGCGAAGGCGCCATTTCGGTGGACGAGAAGGCGCGCATCGTCTGGATCAACTCAAAATATATGGACCTGCTGGGTATCAGGGACGAGGATGAGGTGCTGGGCAGGGATGTGGCGTCGGTGATCCCGGAGAGCCTGCTGGCCCATGTGATCGAGACCGGGCGGCCCATTCTGCTGGACATCATGCGCTTCGACAGTCGCCACTTCGTGGTCAGCCGCCTGCCACTGCACGATGAGGAGGGTGCGGTCATCGGCGCAGTGGGCTTTGTGCTCTACAACAGTCTGGATTACCTGAAACCGCTCATCTCCAAGTTTGAAATGCTGCAACAGCGCCTCACCAGTGCCGAAGCCAAACTGGCGGCGGCGCGCCACGCCCGCTACAGCATCGCCAACATTATCGGCCGCAGCCAGCAGATCAATGATTTGAAGGAGCAGGCCCGGGCGATTGCCCGGCACAGCAGTCCGGTGCTGATCCTGGGTGAGACCGGCACCGGCAAGGAGCTGCTGGCCCAGTCGATCCACTCCGCATCGGTACGTCGCGAAGCGCCGTTTGTGGCGGTTAATGTGGCGGCCATCCCCGACAGCCTGCTGGAGGCGGAGTTCTTCGGCGTCAGTCCCGGCGCCTATACCGGTGCCGATAAACGGGCCAGCAAGGGGAAGTTCGCCCTGGCTGATGGCGGTACGTTGCTGCTGGATGAGATCGGCGACATGCCGCTGCAGTTGCAGGCCAAGCTGTTGCGTGTGCTGGAGGAGCAGGAGTTCGAGCCGGTCGGTTCCAACACGGTGCAGCGGGTGGACGTGCGCATAATCGCCGCCACCTCCCGGGATCTGAAAGCGAAAGTGCGGGAGGGCAGTTTCCGCCGCGATCTCTACTACCGGCTGAATGTGCTGCCGGTGGCGGTACCGCCGCTGCGGGAGCGGCTCGATGACATCAAGCCGTTGAGCGAATATTTTCTTGAGACCATCGCCTCGCGCAGTGGTGAGGCCCTCAAGGTGATCGACCGTGACGGCCTGGCGCTGCTGGAATCGTTCAGCTGGCCCGGTAATGTGCGGGAACTGAAGAACACCCTGGAGCGGGCCTGCCTGATGTGCAACAGCCCCAGCCTTACCGCCGATACCATCCGACCCTTTATGCCCGCCACGCTCGATTTTCCCGATAGCCCGATTACCACCGATGCCGGGCTGTCTCTGCCGGCGCGTATCGCCAGTGTGGAGCGGCACGCCATCAGCCGGGCGCTGGAGATGACCGGCGGCAAGAAGGCGCCCGCCGCGCGCATGCTGGGGATCTCCCGTTCCCAGCTCTATGACAAGATCCGGGACCATCAACTGTCCGGATAA
- the rbbA gene encoding ribosome-associated ATPase/putative transporter RbbA, producing the protein MTVQSANVVSISGLTHRYGSNQVLSQIDLTLPAGQMVGLIGPDGVGKSTLLALIAGARSLQQGQLKVLDGEMSDSHFRAVVSPRIAYMPQGLGKNLYPTLSVYENVDFFGRLFGQDRQERRQRIHDLLQSTGLTPFADRPAAKLSGGMKQKLGLCCALIHDPELLILDEPTTGVDPLSRRQFWELIDRIRQRQRNMSVLVATAYMEEAEQFDWLVAMDEGQVLGSGAPMELKQRTGQETLNDVFIALLPEQKRHHHQRLVVPPRQAVAGEPAISASGLTKRFGDFTAVDHVSLEIERGEIFGFLGSNGCGKTTTMKMLTGLLPPSEGEGKLFGHKVDTHDMATRNRVGYMSQAFSLYNELTVQQNLELHARLFHLPEKDIGARVDELTQRFKLEHYRHNLPGDLPLGIRQRLSLAVAVVHSPEMLILDEPTSGVDPVARDNFWQLLVELSRKESVTIFISTHFMDEATRCDRISLMHAGRVLASDTPEGLCRARGVDNLEQAFIGYLEEATATPLTESTAPATTAPSEERRSQQPPSRFSLQRLFAYAYRETLELLRDPIRLTFALLGSVILMFILGYGITLDVEDLRFAVLDRDQTPQSRDYIQNIAGSRYFIQRPDIHSTEELEQRMARGELSLAIEIPPGFGRQLKRSRQPEVAVWIDGAMPFRAETIYGYIQGTHLAYLTDLSLRTYGIIPTVVPVDIKSRYRYNQDFKSLDAMVPAVIPLLLVFIPAILMALGVVREKELGSITNLYVTPVTRLEFLIGKQLPYILGSMISFIGLVALAVFVLGVPLKGSLTALSLAALLYVTATTGLGLLMSAFTRTQVAALAGTSVLTLMIAINFCGLTHPVSSMEGAGAIIGRLFPTTYFLEASRGAFTKALGFPSLSQHFLPLAAFIPVLTIASVLFLRKQDR; encoded by the coding sequence ATGACCGTTCAGTCCGCCAACGTTGTCAGCATCTCCGGGTTGACCCACCGCTACGGTAGCAACCAGGTATTGAGTCAGATCGACCTGACCCTGCCCGCCGGTCAGATGGTGGGCCTGATCGGCCCGGACGGGGTCGGCAAGTCGACCCTGCTGGCGCTGATCGCCGGGGCCCGCTCGCTACAGCAGGGCCAGTTGAAGGTGCTGGACGGAGAGATGAGCGACAGCCATTTCCGTGCCGTCGTTTCCCCCCGCATCGCCTATATGCCCCAGGGTCTTGGCAAGAACCTCTACCCCACCCTGTCGGTGTATGAGAATGTGGACTTCTTCGGCCGGCTGTTCGGACAGGACCGCCAGGAGCGGCGCCAGCGTATTCACGACCTGCTGCAGAGCACCGGACTGACCCCTTTTGCCGATCGCCCGGCGGCCAAGCTGTCCGGTGGCATGAAACAGAAACTGGGTCTCTGTTGCGCCCTGATCCATGATCCCGAGCTGCTGATCCTGGACGAACCCACCACCGGCGTCGACCCCCTCTCCCGGCGTCAGTTCTGGGAACTGATCGACCGGATTCGCCAACGTCAGCGCAACATGAGCGTGCTGGTGGCTACTGCCTACATGGAGGAGGCGGAGCAGTTTGACTGGCTGGTAGCCATGGATGAGGGTCAGGTACTCGGCAGCGGTGCACCGATGGAGTTGAAACAGCGCACCGGACAGGAGACCCTGAACGATGTCTTTATCGCCCTGCTGCCGGAGCAGAAGCGGCATCATCATCAACGCCTGGTGGTGCCACCCCGGCAAGCGGTTGCTGGCGAACCGGCCATCAGCGCCAGCGGCCTGACCAAGCGGTTTGGTGATTTCACCGCCGTGGATCATGTCAGCCTGGAGATCGAACGGGGCGAGATTTTCGGCTTCCTCGGCTCCAACGGCTGCGGCAAGACCACCACCATGAAGATGCTCACCGGCCTGCTGCCCCCCAGCGAAGGCGAAGGCAAGCTGTTCGGCCACAAGGTGGACACCCACGACATGGCGACCCGTAACCGGGTCGGCTACATGTCCCAGGCGTTCTCTCTCTACAACGAGCTGACTGTACAGCAGAACCTGGAGTTGCACGCCCGACTGTTCCATCTGCCGGAAAAGGATATCGGGGCACGCGTCGATGAACTGACCCAACGCTTCAAGCTGGAGCACTACCGCCACAACCTGCCGGGCGACCTGCCACTGGGTATCCGCCAGCGTCTGTCACTGGCGGTTGCGGTGGTGCACAGCCCGGAGATGCTGATCCTGGACGAACCCACATCCGGTGTTGACCCGGTGGCCCGGGACAATTTCTGGCAACTGCTGGTGGAGTTGTCCCGCAAGGAATCGGTGACCATTTTCATCTCCACCCATTTTATGGATGAGGCGACCCGTTGCGACCGCATCTCCCTGATGCATGCCGGCCGGGTGCTGGCCAGCGACACCCCGGAAGGACTCTGCCGGGCACGGGGTGTGGACAACCTGGAGCAGGCATTCATCGGCTACCTGGAGGAGGCCACCGCAACACCGCTGACGGAGAGCACCGCGCCGGCGACCACAGCGCCATCGGAGGAGCGGCGGTCGCAGCAACCACCCAGCCGGTTCAGTCTGCAACGCCTGTTCGCCTATGCCTACCGGGAAACCCTGGAGCTGCTGCGTGACCCGATCCGGCTCACCTTCGCCCTGCTCGGCTCGGTGATCCTGATGTTCATCCTCGGCTACGGTATCACCCTGGATGTGGAGGATCTGCGCTTCGCCGTGCTGGACCGGGACCAGACCCCGCAGAGCCGGGACTACATTCAGAACATTGCCGGCTCCCGCTACTTCATCCAGCGCCCGGATATCCACAGTACCGAAGAGCTGGAGCAGCGCATGGCCCGGGGTGAATTGAGCCTGGCCATCGAGATTCCGCCGGGCTTCGGACGGCAGTTGAAGCGCAGCCGACAACCGGAGGTGGCGGTATGGATCGATGGTGCCATGCCGTTTCGGGCGGAAACCATCTACGGCTACATACAGGGCACCCACCTGGCCTACCTGACCGACCTGTCACTGCGCACCTACGGCATCATCCCCACCGTGGTACCGGTGGATATCAAATCCCGCTATCGATACAACCAGGATTTCAAAAGCCTGGATGCCATGGTGCCGGCGGTGATCCCCCTGTTGCTGGTGTTCATCCCGGCCATCCTGATGGCCCTGGGTGTGGTACGTGAAAAAGAGCTGGGCTCGATCACCAACCTCTACGTGACGCCAGTGACCCGGCTGGAGTTTCTGATCGGCAAGCAGCTACCCTACATCCTGGGCAGCATGATCAGCTTTATCGGCCTGGTCGCTCTGGCAGTATTCGTGCTGGGGGTACCCCTGAAAGGGAGCCTGACAGCCCTCAGCCTGGCGGCACTGCTGTATGTGACCGCCACCACCGGTCTCGGGCTGCTGATGTCTGCGTTCACCCGGACCCAGGTCGCGGCACTGGCCGGCACCTCGGTGCTGACCCTGATGATTGCCATCAACTTCTGCGGACTGACCCACCCGGTCAGCTCCATGGAGGGTGCGGGGGCGATCATCGGCCGGCTGTTCCCGACCACCTACTTCCTGGAGGCGAGTCGCGGCGCCTTCACCAAGGCGCTCGGTTTTCCCAGCCTGTCACAACATTTTCTGCCACTGGCCGCCTTTATTCCGGTACTGACCATCGCCAGTGTGCTCTTTCTGCGCAAACAGGACCGGTAA